The Collibacillus ludicampi region CGAAGTTGATACGAGCGATCTGGCTCTCGCATTGAAAGTGTCCAGTGAAGAGGTGCGTGAAGTCGTGTTTCACAACATGTCAAAACGCATGGTGGAAACGTTTAAACAGGATATGGAACTGATGGGTCCTGTACGCCTGCGTGATGTTGAAGAAGCGCAACAACGGATCGTATCGATCATCCGTCGATTGGAGGATAGCGGAGAAATCGTGATATCCCGTGGTGGAGGAGACGATATCATTGTCTAGAGTGCTCAAAGTACATCGCACAGCCGTTTGCGACGAACGGGTCATTATGCCTGAACCGCTCAGGATACAAGCGGGGATGTCCGTTCAAGATACGGCAGAAGCGGAAGCGCAAATGCTGCAACAAAAGATCGAGCAAACGCTATGGGATGCGGAGAAGACGCGTCTGCAAGCGAAGGAAGAAGCGGCGCGTATCGTCGCCGAAGCGAAAGAGCAAAGTGATCTTCTTGTACAGGAATCGAGGGAACGCGCAAGCCAATTAATAGAAGATGAGAAAATGCGCGGATACCAAGAAGGATATCAATCGGGAAGGGAAGATGCACGTAAGGAATACGCTTCGATTTTGGCTCAGGCTCGCGATATCGTCCGACAGGCCTATGATGAGAGGAAGAACATCATACAGCAATCCGAATCATTGATTGTCGAACTGGCGATTTCCATCGCAGAAAAAATTATGCGGAAAAAATGGGAAGAAGATCGCTCGTACGTGCTTTCGATCGTGAAGGAGGCTTGCAATTACATACAGGGCGCTAAGCGAGTAGAAATACGGGTTCATCCGGAGGATTACCCACTTGTCAAACAGGAACAAGATCAAATAAACCAATCATGCTTGCATACGTCTGAATGGATCGTTATCCCCGATTTACACGTGCAAGCGGGAGGGTGCGTGATTCACACGGAAAAAGGAACGGTCGATGCGAGACTGGACACGCAACTCAATGAGCTCAAGAATGCCTTACGGGAAGCAGCAGGTGTTTGTATACATGATGAGCAAACTGGATCTGTACAAGAATGTCATCAAGCGGACGAAAACGATGCGTCTTAATGGAGTTGTGACGCGTGTGGTGGGATTGATGATCGAATCATGCGGCCCAGTTGCGAAAGTGGGGGATATCTGTTTGATTCAAGGACGGAATCAAGCAGAGAAAAAAATGGCTGAAGTCGTAGGCTTTGATGAAGAACGCTTGCTTTTGATGCCGCTCGGCGAATTGGGCTCGATCGCGCCCGGTAGCGAAGTGATTGCCACTGGCGATCCGTTGCGTGTACCTGTCGGTAACAAACTTCTCGGACGGGTTCTCGACGGTCTCGGCCGTCCCATTGATGGACGAGGACCGCTGATGCATGTTGAAGAGTTTCCCACGGTGAACGAGCCTCCGAATCCCTTGACCCGACCGAGAATTTCTCAACCTCTCAGTGTGGGTGTCAAATGTATTGACGGACTGCTTACGATTGGCCGTGGACAGAGAGTTGGGATTTTTGCGGGATCGGGTGTGGGAAAAAGTACATTGCTCGGAATGATCGCCCGAAATACGTCGGCTGACGTGAATGTCATCGCTCTGATTGGGGAACGCGGTCGCGAGGTTCGAGATTTTCTTGAACGGGACTTGGGGGAAGAAGGACTCGCTCGTTCTGTCGTGGTTGTAGCAACATCTGATCAACCTCCGCTGGTTCGTATAAAAGGAGCGCTCGTAGCGACATCGATCGCCGAGTGGTTTCGTTTACAGGGGAAAAATGTTAATCTGATGATGGATTCCGTGACCCGCTTTGCCATGGCGCAACGCGAAGTGGGACTTGCTGTCGGAGAACCCCCGGCTACACGCGGATATACGCCTTCCGTTTTCGCTTTATTGCCTCGCTTGTTGGAACGTGCCGGAACCGATTCGAGAGGTACGATCACCGGATTCTATACGGTACTTGTAGACGGAGATGATATGAACGAGCCGATAGCCGATACGGTTCGCGGGATTCTTGACGGACATATCGTCCTCTCCCGTTCATTGGCAAACAAGGGGCGTTATCCGGCGATCGATGTGATGGCGAGTGTCAGCCGTGTGATGGATGAATTGGCCGATACCGATCATCGTCACGCTGCCCATATGGTCAAACGGTTATCAGCGATCTATAAAGAAGCGGAAGATTTGATTCATATCGGAGCATACCAACGTGGAAGCAACGCGTTAATCGATAAAGCGATTGAATATTATCCCGCGATCGAATCGTATATACAGCAAGGAATCAATGAACGTTGGGATTTTGATTCTGCTGTTCAAACCCTCATCTCGCAGTTTGGAGGCTTGACCTTATGAGCATGACACTCAAGT contains the following coding sequences:
- the fliH gene encoding flagellar assembly protein FliH, encoding MLKVHRTAVCDERVIMPEPLRIQAGMSVQDTAEAEAQMLQQKIEQTLWDAEKTRLQAKEEAARIVAEAKEQSDLLVQESRERASQLIEDEKMRGYQEGYQSGREDARKEYASILAQARDIVRQAYDERKNIIQQSESLIVELAISIAEKIMRKKWEEDRSYVLSIVKEACNYIQGAKRVEIRVHPEDYPLVKQEQDQINQSCLHTSEWIVIPDLHVQAGGCVIHTEKGTVDARLDTQLNELKNALREAAGVCIHDEQTGSVQECHQADENDAS
- the fliI gene encoding flagellar protein export ATPase FliI, whose translation is MSKLDLYKNVIKRTKTMRLNGVVTRVVGLMIESCGPVAKVGDICLIQGRNQAEKKMAEVVGFDEERLLLMPLGELGSIAPGSEVIATGDPLRVPVGNKLLGRVLDGLGRPIDGRGPLMHVEEFPTVNEPPNPLTRPRISQPLSVGVKCIDGLLTIGRGQRVGIFAGSGVGKSTLLGMIARNTSADVNVIALIGERGREVRDFLERDLGEEGLARSVVVVATSDQPPLVRIKGALVATSIAEWFRLQGKNVNLMMDSVTRFAMAQREVGLAVGEPPATRGYTPSVFALLPRLLERAGTDSRGTITGFYTVLVDGDDMNEPIADTVRGILDGHIVLSRSLANKGRYPAIDVMASVSRVMDELADTDHRHAAHMVKRLSAIYKEAEDLIHIGAYQRGSNALIDKAIEYYPAIESYIQQGINERWDFDSAVQTLISQFGGLTL